In Phacochoerus africanus isolate WHEZ1 chromosome 14, ROS_Pafr_v1, whole genome shotgun sequence, one genomic interval encodes:
- the BECN1 gene encoding beclin-1 isoform X1: MEGSKTSSSTMQVSFVCQRCSQPLKLDTSFKILDRVTIQELTAPLLATAQVKPGETQEEEANPGEEPFIETRQDGVSRRFIPPARMMSTESANSFTLIGEASDGGTMENLSRRLKVTGDLFDIMSGQTDVDHPLCEECTDTLLDQLDTQLNVTENECQNYKRCLEILEQMHEDDSEQLRMELRELALEEERLIQELEEVEKNRIIVAENLEKVQAEAERLDQEEAQYQREYSEFKRQQLELDDELKSVENQMRYAQMQLDKLKKTNVFNATFHIWHSGQFGTINNFRLGRLPSVPVEWNEINAAWGQTVLLLHALANKMGLKFQRYRLVPYGNHSYLESLTDKSKELPLYCSGGLRFFWDNKFDHAMVAFLDCVQQFKEEVEKGETRFCLPYRMDVEKGKIEDTGGSGGSYSIKTQFNSEEQWTKALKFMLTNLKWGLAWVSSQFYNK; this comes from the exons ATGGAGGGGTCTAAGACATCCAGCAGCACCATGCAGGTGAGCTTCGTGTGTCAGCGCTGCAGCCAGCCCCTGAAACTGGACACGAGCTTCAAGATCCTGGATCGTGTTACCATTCAGGAGCTTACAG CTCCATTACTTGCCACAGCCCAGGTGAAACCAGGAGAGACCCAGGAGGAAGAGGCTAACCCAGGAGAG GAGCCATTTATTGAAACTCGCCAGGATGGTGTCTCTCGCAGATTCATCCCCCCAGCCAG GATGATGTCTACAGAAAGTGCCAACAGCTTCACTCTGATCGGGGAGGCATCCGATGGTGGCACCATGGAGAACCTCAGCCGAAGACTGAAG GTCACTGGGGATCTTTTTGACATCATGTCAGGCCAGACAGATGTGGATCACCCGCTGTGTGAGGAATGCACAGATACTCTTTTAGACCAGCTGGACACTCAGCTCAATGTCACTGAAAATGAGTGTCAGAACTACAA ACGCTGTTTGGAGATCTTAGAGCAAATGCATGAAGATGACAGCGAACAGCTCCGGATGGAGCTAAGGGAGCTGGCATTAGAGGAAGAGAGGCTGATCCAGGAGTTGGAAGAGGTGGAAAAGAACCGTATTATAGTGGCAGAAAATCTCGAGAAGGTCCAGGCCGAGGCTGAGAGGTTGGATCAGGAGGAAGCTCA GTATCAAAGGGAATACAGTGAATTTAAACGGCAACAGCTGGAGCTGGATGATGAGCTGAAGAGTGTGGAAAACCAGATGCGTTATGCCCAGATGCAGCTGGACAAACTGAAGAAAACCAACGTCTTTAATGCGACCTTCCACATTTG GCACAGTGGACAATTTGGCACAATCAATAACTTCAGGCTGGGTCGCCTGCCCAGTGTTCCCGTGGAATGGAATGAGATTAATGCTGCCTGGGGCCAGACAGTGTTGCTGCTCCATGCCCTGGCCAATAAGATGGGCCTGAAATTTCAGAG GTATCGACTTGTTCCCTATGGAAACCATTCATATCTGGAGTCTCTGACAGACAAATCTAAG GAGCTGCCATTGTACTGTTCTGGGGGGCTGCGGTTTTTCTGGGACAACAAGTTTGATCATGCGATGGTGGCTTTCCTGGACTGTGTGCAGCAGTTCAAAGAAGAGGTTGAGAAAGGCGAGACACGTTTTTGTCTTCCTTACAG GATGGATGTGGAGAAAGGCAAGATTGAAGACACAGGAGGCAGTGGCGGCTCCTATTCCATCAAAACCCAGTTTAACTCTGAGGAACAGTGGACAAAAGCTCTCAAGTTCATGCTGACGAATCTTAAATGGGGTCTTGCTTGGGTATCCTCACAGTTTTATAACAAATGA
- the BECN1 gene encoding beclin-1 isoform X2 — MEGSKTSSSTMQVSFVCQRCSQPLKLDTSFKILDRVTIQELTAPLLATAQVKPGETQEEEANPGEEPFIETRQDGVSRRFIPPARMMSTESANSFTLIGEASDGGTMENLSRRLKVTGDLFDIMSGQTDVDHPLCEECTDTLLDQLDTQLNVTENECQNYKRCLEILEQMHEDDSEQLRMELRELALEEERLIQELEEVEKNRIIVAENLEKVQAEAERLDQEEAQYQREYSEFKRQQLELDDELKSVENQMRYAQMQLDKLKKTNVFNATFHIWHSGQFGTINNFRLGRLPSVPVEWNEINAAWGQTVLLLHALANKMGLKFQRYRLVPYGNHSYLESLTDKSKDGCGERQD, encoded by the exons ATGGAGGGGTCTAAGACATCCAGCAGCACCATGCAGGTGAGCTTCGTGTGTCAGCGCTGCAGCCAGCCCCTGAAACTGGACACGAGCTTCAAGATCCTGGATCGTGTTACCATTCAGGAGCTTACAG CTCCATTACTTGCCACAGCCCAGGTGAAACCAGGAGAGACCCAGGAGGAAGAGGCTAACCCAGGAGAG GAGCCATTTATTGAAACTCGCCAGGATGGTGTCTCTCGCAGATTCATCCCCCCAGCCAG GATGATGTCTACAGAAAGTGCCAACAGCTTCACTCTGATCGGGGAGGCATCCGATGGTGGCACCATGGAGAACCTCAGCCGAAGACTGAAG GTCACTGGGGATCTTTTTGACATCATGTCAGGCCAGACAGATGTGGATCACCCGCTGTGTGAGGAATGCACAGATACTCTTTTAGACCAGCTGGACACTCAGCTCAATGTCACTGAAAATGAGTGTCAGAACTACAA ACGCTGTTTGGAGATCTTAGAGCAAATGCATGAAGATGACAGCGAACAGCTCCGGATGGAGCTAAGGGAGCTGGCATTAGAGGAAGAGAGGCTGATCCAGGAGTTGGAAGAGGTGGAAAAGAACCGTATTATAGTGGCAGAAAATCTCGAGAAGGTCCAGGCCGAGGCTGAGAGGTTGGATCAGGAGGAAGCTCA GTATCAAAGGGAATACAGTGAATTTAAACGGCAACAGCTGGAGCTGGATGATGAGCTGAAGAGTGTGGAAAACCAGATGCGTTATGCCCAGATGCAGCTGGACAAACTGAAGAAAACCAACGTCTTTAATGCGACCTTCCACATTTG GCACAGTGGACAATTTGGCACAATCAATAACTTCAGGCTGGGTCGCCTGCCCAGTGTTCCCGTGGAATGGAATGAGATTAATGCTGCCTGGGGCCAGACAGTGTTGCTGCTCCATGCCCTGGCCAATAAGATGGGCCTGAAATTTCAGAG GTATCGACTTGTTCCCTATGGAAACCATTCATATCTGGAGTCTCTGACAGACAAATCTAAG GATGGATGTGGAGAAAGGCAAGATTGA